GTCGGCCATCTCTCTCGTTCTGTTGAAATCCTCGTTCTCCGTCATCTCTCCTGAATATACACCTGAAATCGAGCGTATAACAGCCTTGTATCTCCCGAACACCTTCTCGCAGGCGTATGAAATCTCTCCGAGAGTGGCGCGTTTTCGGGCGGCGTCCACGGCGAGCTCGAGGAGATTCCCCTCTCCCGTTTCCGCGCATTTGGTTATCCGGTCGAGGGCCGTGCTTACAGCCTCGCTGTCCCTTCCGGCTTTTAACTTCTTCAAGCGCTCTATCTGCGCCTGCCTTACGGCCGTGTTATCCACTTCCAGTATTTCAATCTCCGCGTCCTCCGGGGCCTGATATTTATTCACTCCGACTATTATATCCTGACCGGAATCAATACGCGCCTGTTTGCGGGCGGCCGCCTCCTCGATTCTCATTTTGGGTATACCTGTCTCTATGGCTTTCGCCATCCCCCCAAGCTCTTCTATCTCCTCAATGAGCGCCCAAGCTCTCCGGGCGATGCGGTCCGTCAGGTACTCGACGTAATAAGAACCCGCCCAGGGATCAACGGACCTGCATATATTTGTCTCCTCCTGAAGATATATCTGGGTATTCCTGGCTATTCTGGCTGAGAAATCCGTAGGAAGCGCGATAGCTTCATCGAGCGCATTTGTGTGGAGGGACTGAGTGCCTCCGAGCGCGGCCGCAAGGGCCTCGACGCAGGTTCTTATCGCGTTATTGAAAGGGTCCTGCTCCGTAAGGCTCCACCCTGATGTCTGGCAATGGGTTCTGAGTGCCATCGATTTGGGGTTCTCCGGGTTGAACCTCTTTATCAGCTTTGCCCAGATCATGCGCGCGGCCCTCATTTTGGCGATTTCCATGAAATGATTCATCCCGATTCCCCAGAAAAAGGAGATACGGGGAGCGAAGTCATCGATGTTCATGCCGGCGTTGATTCCGGTGCGTACGTACTCCAGACCGTCTGCGAGCGTATAGGCGAGCTCTATATCGGAGGAAGCGCCCGCCTCTTCCATATGGTAGCCGCTTACGCTGATAGAATTGAATTTCGGCATATTAGTCGAGGTGTATTTGAATATGTCGGCGATTATCTTCATGGACGGTTCGGGAGGATAAATGTAGGTGTTTCTTACCATGAATTCTTTCAGAATGTCATTCTGTATGGTTCCGCTCAGCTTCTCGGGGCTTATTCCCTGCTCCTCTCCCGCCACTATGAAGAACGCCATCACGGGCAGCACGGCGCCGTTCATCGTCATCGAGACCGATATCTCGTCAAGGGGTATCCGGTCGAACAGTATTTTCATGTCGAGTATTGAATCTATCGCTACTCCGGCCTTTCCGACGTCCCCAACGACCCTTCCGTGATCTGAATCGTAGCCCCTGTGTGTGGGGAGATCGAAAGCTACGGACAAACCCTTTTGACCCGCGGCGAGGTTTCTCCTGTAAAAGGCGTTTGATTCCTCGGCTGTGGAAAATCCCGCGTACTGTCGTATGGTCCAGGGCCTGGTTACGTACATTGTGGAATAGGGTCCCCTCAGATAAGGGGCAATGCCGGCCGCGTAGTTCAAATGCTCCATGTCGAGTAGATCTTCTTTTGTGTAGAAAGGGTAGACGGGAATATCTTCCGGAGTCATCCACTCCGACTCTCTCTTTAAGCGGGAGCCATTCGTTTTTCCGTCTCTGCCTCTCCGGTAATCAATCCGTGAAAAATCAGGCCTCAATTATTTTCACCTCCACCTGTATAAATACCTAGTATTTCCTGATATTTCTCAATAAGCTCAAGCGCGTTTGAACGCGCGTGAATGAAATCATCGATCCCGCAAGACCTGAGCTCGCTCACGTGCTCTTTGGGATTTCCGGCGATAAGCACTTTCACATCCGGACTCTCTGCCTTAAGTTCTTTGCAGATTTCCGGTGCCAGGTCCGGATATTCCTTATCTGAGCTGCATATAACGATTATCCTTGCCTCACTTTTTAAAGCGGCTTTGACACCTGTTTCTATGTCCTTGAAGCCGGTGTTTTCGATTATTTTGAAACCCGCGCATCCGAAAAAGTTGCCTGAAAAAGCGGCCCGTGCGCTCCTCATTGACGGGTTCCCCGCGGGAAAGAGGAAAACCTCGGGCGAGTTACCCGTGTCCGATATGTATCTCAATGTGCGTAATCTTATTTTTTCGAAGGGCTCTGCCCCCCTGTAGGGCTTGAGCGGGAGTATCCTGACGTCGTGTTTTACAGGCGCTTCGGGGACTGTATCTCCCAATAAAGCGTTTTTATCCGAGAAATAATCCCTGAGCGCTTCGATTGAATTCAGCTCTTCGGGTTTGATTTCGAGGCCCGATTTTTTGAGTTTCACCTCTTTTCTCCTATCCCCGGTATTTTCAGGCATCTTTTCATTGATGTCAGGATACTGGTTTACCCCCAGAAAAATCTTCTTTCTCGCCGCAATGTCCATATCCCTTTTATTTCTGGTCTTTTCTATCTCATCCTGTATGAAGCCTGATTTAAGCGCCTCGACCACTCCCCCCAGCTCCTCTATTTTAAGGAATGTCTCCCAGGACGCTTCCGCTATCGAATCCGTAAGATTTTCGATGTAATAAGCACCGGCCCCCGGGTCTGTCACCCGGTCGAGATAGGATTCGTTCTTTAATATCAGCTGCGTATTTCGCGCCATCCTTCTTGAGAATTCATCCGGGGTCCTGAAGGTCGAATCCATAGGCTGCACATTCAGGGTCTCGCTTCCTCCGATTGACGCTGCCATCGCCTCCACCGTTGTCCTGAGCATATTTACGTAAGGATCGAAAACCGTCTTGTTCCATGAGGACGTTCTCGTCTCCAATATCATTTTTTTCGAGGATTCGCCGCCGGGTTTGTATTGTTCCGCGATTTTAGCCCAGAGGAGCCTTGCGGCCCGGAGCTTGGCTATCTCCATGAAATAATTTGAGCCCACGGAAAAGGAGAAGCTCATGTGATTCAGTATCATGTCCGGTCTTACGTCCATCGATGTGAGGCGGTCGAGGTACTCTACTCCCGAAGAGAGCGTAAACGCCACTTCCTGCGTGATGGATGCGCCCGAGTTGTGGAAATGGTGGCCGTTCACCTTGAGCACCTTGAATAAAGGCATATGACCGCCGACATAGGAAATTACAGCCGCGAGTTCTTCAAAAGAGTCCTTTTCGCTTCTCGCGAATGTGCCTTTCAGTGCCAGATAACCGAGGGGATCGGCGTCTACGGAGCCCGTCAGCTTTTCAGGCTCGACCCCTGTTTTCTCCGCTTCATTTACGAATAGCGAAAGTATCGCCGCATGAGCGGTTCCGCATTTAAAATGCAAGGGGATTTCCCCGATCGGTATGTTTTTGAGCAGGCCGGACACGTCGTCTTCGCTCTGGATAGGGATTCCTCTCATCAGGCCTTCCCCGGCCTCGCAAATGAAGGTAATGGAATCCGCTCCCTGTTTAATGCTTTCCACAGCCAGCCTGTTAGCGTCTTCTATGTTTTCCGCCGAGATATGATCGTCTATCCTCCATCTGTTATCTCGTGCCCTGATCCCCCTCGCATAAGGGAACTCATTCGGCGCCGAATCCGTAAGGTACTCAAGCCCTGTCAAATCGCGCTCTGTATAGAAGGGCTCCACAGTGAAACCTTCGTAGGGTCTCCAGTTAAGTTTTTGAAGGTCAATACCCTTTAAATCCTTTTCAATCTGACTCTTCCATTCCTCGGGCGTAACGGGCGGGAACTCTTCAAACAGTTTTTTGCTCATATTGTCCGTTTCTTTCGTCTCCTATTGATGCGCTGAACGCTTTGTTTATATATGTTGTCAAACATGGCAACCTCATAATAATAAATAAATCTGAATTCGTTGCAACCGGATTCCTTGACACGGTTTCAGCTTATGTTATTCTGAGGGACTTGTTAAATTGAAAATCAATTTCAATAACCCGGGTTCTTGCTTTATACTTATTCGATAATCACTTTTGAAAACAAGCGGAGGCTTGCGAATTTTCCGATATGAGTTCTATTAAAAGGATATTATTTATATTCCCCCTTATTTTTCCATTGTTTCTTTTCCTGGCTCTGCCCTCCTATTCCTCGACCCCAGCTAAAAGGATACTTTCCCTCGTGGATTACATAGGCGGCGACTATAAGAACGCCGTAAGTAACGGGGAGATAATAAATAATGAGGAATATGAGGAAATGCTTGAGTTCTCGACACAGGTTGGGGAGCTCTTCAGGGGCATGAAATCATCCGGAGGGGACAGGGCTAACGTAGAATCGGACGTGATTGAGCTTCAGGCCCTCATAGCAAATAAATCACCCGCGACGGAAGTCGAATCAATATCCGGAAGAATTAAAGAAAAAATAATCACCTCGTTTAATATCGTTCCCTACCCCCAGAAACGACCCTCTTTTGCCTCGGGTAAAAGGCTTTACGGCGCCAACTGCGCTCAATGTCACGGCACGGAAGGAGCCGGAGACGGGCCGCTTTCATACGGGCTTACCCCGGCGCCAGCGGATTTCACCGACCCTGGCGTGGCTTCGGCGCTCTCGCCGTTTAAACTGCATAACACCATGAGCTTCGGCATCGAGGGCACTGCGATGCCCTCATTTCCCAGGCTCTCGGATGATCAGAAATGGGATGTAGCCTTTTACGTTCTTGCTATGAGGTATGGGGACAGGGCCGTAAGTCAGGGGCGAGAGATTTCCGCGAAAGTACCGGATCGATTGAAGGATTATAAAACACTCGCGACACTCTCGAATGGGGAGCTGCGCGAAAAGCTGGCCTCCTTCGTAGTTAGTGAAGATGATATAGACCATGCCGCCGGGTATTTACGAAGGGATATTCTCGGCAATGAGGAGTCGCGTGAATCTCCTCTCCTGCTCGCAAGCGCCCTGATCGGGGAGTCCGTAAACCTCTATAAGGATGGAATGATTGATCAGGCTTATACAAAGTCGCTTGATGCTTATCTCGAGGGTTTCGAGAGGGTAGAGCCCGATCTTGTGGTTAGGGATAAAGAGCTTGCAGCCGGGATAGAAAATTCGTTCTCCGAATTCAGGAACGCAATCAAGTCGGGCAAGCCGGCAGCCAGGATAGAAGAGCTCGGTGAGCAGATTCAAACGGGGCTTTCAACAGCCGGTCTGACTTTGGAAAACGGTAAACCCGCGAGTAAATATTTATCCTTCATAAACTCTTTTGCTATTATTGTAAGAGAGGGTCTTGAGGCTATTTTAATTATTGCCGCAATAATCGCTTTTATGGGCGCTACGGGCGCCAGGAGCCAGATCAAGTATATTCATTACGGCTGGATTCTGGCTTTGGTCGCGGGTTTTTTTACTTGGCTCCTTGCCAGAACCGTTATTTCAATAAGCGGCGCCCAGAGGGAGGTCATCGAGGGTGTTACCTCCCTTATTGCTGCCGCCGTCCTTTTTTATGTCAGTTACTGGCTTGTCTCCAAGATAGACGTAAGGGTATGGAAGGAATATATACGGGGAAGGGTCGAGAAAGCCCTTTCGCGGGGGAGCGTTTTCGCGCTTGCCAGCGTATCGTTCTTTGCAGTGTACAGAGAAGCGTTTGAAACAGTGCTTTTCTATCAGGCGCTCTGGTTTCAGGCGGAAAACTCTCAAACTCAGGTCATATGGGGTATGGTTGCGGGAGCGGCGTTACTTATAGTTTTATTTTTTGTGATCTTTAAGCTGGCCCTTAGAATTCCTCTTAAATATTTCTTCTCGTTGACGAGCGTATTTCTGTACCTGCTGTCGTTTATTCTGCTCGGAAAGGGTATCAAGGAGCTTCAGGAAGCGGGAATGATCGGCGTTACGCCTCTTGAGTTCCTGCCGCGAATAGACGTGCTGGGTTTCTATCCGACTCTGGAGACCGTCCTGCCTCAGGCAATATTACTCGCGGCGTTCGTATTTGCCCTAATCTGGCTCGAATATGTAAAAAGAGAAAGAGAGAAGAGGGAAATTGCCGTAAGCATATCAAGAATCTCGGAAGACATGAAGTCGATGCACGCGGCGTTCGATCACATCAAGGGTCATATAGTGGAGTGGAGAAGGTGTGAGGATATAGACCTCGAGGCGGAGGATTTGGATAAGAGGATTCAGGATGTGATAAGCTACGTGGATGAGCTTGAAGATAAACTGGGCGATTTCTACAGCGCCGTATCGAGGAATTCCGAACAGATAAAACAGTAAAAAACGATAATTACATGCCGTCTGATTTTCCCCTTTCCTTGTTCGTATCAATATAAACATTTAATATAAATATGTATGAGTGGAAAAGCTGTGGTAATAGTGTCAGGCGGTATCGACAGCACTACACTGTTATATAAAACAGTTAAAAAAGGGTACGGCGCGAGCGCTCTCACCTTTGATTACGGTCAGAAACACGTAAAGGAAATTGAATCGGCTAAATACTTCTGCGACGCGCTTGATGTCCCGCATAAGGTAGTTGATCTCTCCTCAATGAGGGATATTCTCTCGGGCTCCGCCCTTACGGATCCGCTCGTTCAGATACCCGACGTCCCCGAGACTGCGGAGCATTACGACACCTTAAAGACGACAATTGTTCCTAACCGTAACGCCATATTCCTGTCTATCGCTGTCGGATTTGCAGTAAGCTTGGGATGTGAGCATGTATATTTCGGGGCGCATTACTCGGATAGAGGAGTGTATCCCGACTGCAGGAAGGAATTTGTCGAGGCATTCCGGGTTGCCGAAAGACTAGCCACTGACAACGCTGATCTTGAGATAGACGCTCCTTTCGTCGATGTGGAAAAATCGGAAATAGTTAAGCTGGGGGCCGAGCTCGGCGTCCCGTTTGAGAAAACCTGGACATGCTATCAGGGAGGCGAGATTCACTGCGGCGCGTGCAGCTCCTGCAGGGAGAGAAAGAGGGCTTTCAGGGAA
This is a stretch of genomic DNA from Deltaproteobacteria bacterium. It encodes these proteins:
- the scpA gene encoding methylmalonyl-CoA mutase, whose amino-acid sequence is MDYRRGRDGKTNGSRLKRESEWMTPEDIPVYPFYTKEDLLDMEHLNYAAGIAPYLRGPYSTMYVTRPWTIRQYAGFSTAEESNAFYRRNLAAGQKGLSVAFDLPTHRGYDSDHGRVVGDVGKAGVAIDSILDMKILFDRIPLDEISVSMTMNGAVLPVMAFFIVAGEEQGISPEKLSGTIQNDILKEFMVRNTYIYPPEPSMKIIADIFKYTSTNMPKFNSISVSGYHMEEAGASSDIELAYTLADGLEYVRTGINAGMNIDDFAPRISFFWGIGMNHFMEIAKMRAARMIWAKLIKRFNPENPKSMALRTHCQTSGWSLTEQDPFNNAIRTCVEALAAALGGTQSLHTNALDEAIALPTDFSARIARNTQIYLQEETNICRSVDPWAGSYYVEYLTDRIARRAWALIEEIEELGGMAKAIETGIPKMRIEEAAARKQARIDSGQDIIVGVNKYQAPEDAEIEILEVDNTAVRQAQIERLKKLKAGRDSEAVSTALDRITKCAETGEGNLLELAVDAARKRATLGEISYACEKVFGRYKAVIRSISGVYSGEMTENEDFNRTREMADEFAALEGRRPRLMIAKMGQDGHDRGAKVIATSFADLGFDVDIGPLFQTPEEAARQAVENDVHIIGISSLAAGHKTLVPELVKELKGMGREDIMIVAGGVIPKKDYEFLYNAGVTSIFGPGTVISKAARDILKILIHGKKE
- a CDS encoding methylmalonyl-CoA mutase family protein — protein: MSKKLFEEFPPVTPEEWKSQIEKDLKGIDLQKLNWRPYEGFTVEPFYTERDLTGLEYLTDSAPNEFPYARGIRARDNRWRIDDHISAENIEDANRLAVESIKQGADSITFICEAGEGLMRGIPIQSEDDVSGLLKNIPIGEIPLHFKCGTAHAAILSLFVNEAEKTGVEPEKLTGSVDADPLGYLALKGTFARSEKDSFEELAAVISYVGGHMPLFKVLKVNGHHFHNSGASITQEVAFTLSSGVEYLDRLTSMDVRPDMILNHMSFSFSVGSNYFMEIAKLRAARLLWAKIAEQYKPGGESSKKMILETRTSSWNKTVFDPYVNMLRTTVEAMAASIGGSETLNVQPMDSTFRTPDEFSRRMARNTQLILKNESYLDRVTDPGAGAYYIENLTDSIAEASWETFLKIEELGGVVEALKSGFIQDEIEKTRNKRDMDIAARKKIFLGVNQYPDINEKMPENTGDRRKEVKLKKSGLEIKPEELNSIEALRDYFSDKNALLGDTVPEAPVKHDVRILPLKPYRGAEPFEKIRLRTLRYISDTGNSPEVFLFPAGNPSMRSARAAFSGNFFGCAGFKIIENTGFKDIETGVKAALKSEARIIVICSSDKEYPDLAPEICKELKAESPDVKVLIAGNPKEHVSELRSCGIDDFIHARSNALELIEKYQEILGIYTGGGENN
- a CDS encoding cytochrome c/FTR1 family iron permease — encoded protein: MSSIKRILFIFPLIFPLFLFLALPSYSSTPAKRILSLVDYIGGDYKNAVSNGEIINNEEYEEMLEFSTQVGELFRGMKSSGGDRANVESDVIELQALIANKSPATEVESISGRIKEKIITSFNIVPYPQKRPSFASGKRLYGANCAQCHGTEGAGDGPLSYGLTPAPADFTDPGVASALSPFKLHNTMSFGIEGTAMPSFPRLSDDQKWDVAFYVLAMRYGDRAVSQGREISAKVPDRLKDYKTLATLSNGELREKLASFVVSEDDIDHAAGYLRRDILGNEESRESPLLLASALIGESVNLYKDGMIDQAYTKSLDAYLEGFERVEPDLVVRDKELAAGIENSFSEFRNAIKSGKPAARIEELGEQIQTGLSTAGLTLENGKPASKYLSFINSFAIIVREGLEAILIIAAIIAFMGATGARSQIKYIHYGWILALVAGFFTWLLARTVISISGAQREVIEGVTSLIAAAVLFYVSYWLVSKIDVRVWKEYIRGRVEKALSRGSVFALASVSFFAVYREAFETVLFYQALWFQAENSQTQVIWGMVAGAALLIVLFFVIFKLALRIPLKYFFSLTSVFLYLLSFILLGKGIKELQEAGMIGVTPLEFLPRIDVLGFYPTLETVLPQAILLAAFVFALIWLEYVKREREKREIAVSISRISEDMKSMHAAFDHIKGHIVEWRRCEDIDLEAEDLDKRIQDVISYVDELEDKLGDFYSAVSRNSEQIKQ
- the queC gene encoding 7-cyano-7-deazaguanine synthase QueC, encoding MSGKAVVIVSGGIDSTTLLYKTVKKGYGASALTFDYGQKHVKEIESAKYFCDALDVPHKVVDLSSMRDILSGSALTDPLVQIPDVPETAEHYDTLKTTIVPNRNAIFLSIAVGFAVSLGCEHVYFGAHYSDRGVYPDCRKEFVEAFRVAERLATDNADLEIDAPFVDVEKSEIVKLGAELGVPFEKTWTCYQGGEIHCGACSSCRERKRAFRESAVKDPTEYET